AAATTAAAAAAAATGATTTAAAAAAAAATAGAAATTAAATTAATAGATTTTACATTATTTTACATCATTAAACTTATCCCTTGCTGCTTTTGTCATGAAATTCTTTTTGCCCTTAGGGGAAATTTTATCTAAAAACTCCAAAGCCTCATCCATCTCTTCCACCTTTCTTTTGGAATTTTTATAGGAATTTCTAATTCTTGATTTTGATTTTTCCTCAAATGTCTCCCCCTCGGTTAAGGATAGAATTTCAAATAGCTGATCCACCATACCGATTTCCTTAGAAGCCTCATAAGCCTCCATTAAAACAGCAGAAACCCCTTTAGTATATAAGCTTCTTAAAGTTTTTAATGTAGAAACATCACCTGGTTTATTACTTACAATCATTATATTCAAACCATAATTATTTAGAATAGCTAAATCCCCACTACGTTGACCTGAGAAAAGTATAGTTGTAGGATCATTAGACACTTTGCCTATAATTGCACCGTCAACAAACATGTTTCTCATATCTACATCCTCTTGTTTTTTAAAAAAACTATGTTTCTCTTCTATTTTAGGCAATGTTTCCTGAGGTTTTTCAAATAATTGTGACATTTTCAATGTTGTATCTGGAGATACATTATTTAGATCAATATAAATTCCATCATCCATTAATTTAGAAACTTTTTTGGCAACATTCAATGCATTGGCAGGTGAATTAGCGGAAATGACTACATCAGAACCCTTCACTAAAGCATCATATGAATCTATAATCTGTACATCGGATTTAATAGCCCTAATATTAGTTTTCTCACTTCTACCTTTAACAACTGTTACTGTTTGAACGCCATTTCTTGAAAGTATATTGGATATTGTTGATGATACTTCACCAAAACCTATAAATCCAACAATCAATTTTAAACCTCCACAATCAATTTTAATCCTAATAAGTTAAATTTCCAATTAATCTTATTAAAGTTCAAGATATAAACAAATCAAATCATTAACCCCATAAAAACAGATTAAAGTTTAAGATAATCGGATTTAAGTAGAAACATCTCCCCTAAATTTATACCAATTAAGTTAGCGGATACGGGACATTTAGCACAGGCAAGATAAAATACATCTTTATCCTTTAAATCCAATTCAGTTAGACCCTCAAAATTTCCAAGACCTTTTGAAATAATAAAATCTGCATCATCAAAGATTTCTCTAAAATCATCTGAGAATTCATGATATACCACTCCAACTGTATCCTCACCGGTACTTACTATATCTGCATATTCATCTAAACCTGCACTAAGTGCATCTTCCATACATGCATCATTTACTATTGGTTTCTCCTTAACTGCAAGTGTAATATTCACCCCGTAAGATTTAATTTTCCAAAGTAATATCCTATCAAATACAATCTCACCTGCATTATCTACCAGATATAAAACATCATCATGTTTGTTTAATGCTTCCTCCAATAAATCTGTTTGATTAATCTTAAGGTCCTTCTTTAAACTTTCTTTAATTAATGATTCAAAATCGGTATCCAAGCCATATGCACCAAAATCAATTATATTTCCTACAATAGCTATCTTTACACAGGTCTCCAGTGAATCGTCTTTTTTTAAAATATTTTCCACATCATCCATGAAACTTAATGCCATTTCATTAGACTGCTTTTTCTGTAGTTTATAAGGGTCCTCACATCCTGTGAGTTCTTTAATTAATCTGTGAACTTTAGAACCGGTCCAGTTAGAATTAGCACCCCTTTTATATTCCTTTGCCAATAGTTTAAATACTTCAGAGATAATATCCAATTTAAAATCTTCATCATTAGTTATTACATCTAAGGCATCCTTAGATTGACGTAAAAAACAAGGCCCACATTCATAATTAACTTTAATATTATCACCATAATTTTAATTATGTTATATGGTATATTATTTAAAATATTAAAAGTTTAATAAAATGTGAAAAATTAGAGAATAATTAAGAATAAAATTAGATAAAAATAGCTAAATTATATGCATTTATAAAATCTAAGAAGATTAAAGATAATATGGAATTATCCCCCATAAATGATTTGGATAATCTTTATTTCATCACCATCATGAATCTCAGATTCTTCAACTACAATATCCCCATTTTGTTTTGGAACAATTGTTTCTGAAGAAATGTCTAAATCATCCAAAAGATTCTGAATTGTATATTTACCATTTAACTCTCTTTCTTCTTTTTTATCTTTATATATAACAGTATATGACATCTATTAATTTCTCCTTATAGATAATAATTCTAAATTATAATAACAATAGTTAATTTATTTTTCTTTTTATATAATAATTATTAGGCAGATTTCAGTTTAGGAATATTCAAGTAATAAAATAAGTTATTTAAAAACTTAAAAAAAGGTTTAGATTATAAGATAATAATTAAAAAACTAAAAAATATTATAATTGAACCCTATGACCTAACTCTTTTAAAAAAGTACAAACCCTACAAAGTTCATTAGATGACGGCTCGCCACAAATGGCACAATCACCCTGATGAAATTCAGGAGGATAATTCTCCTTTACAAGGGGTTTAAGTTTATCATAACCTTTAATTACAGAATACATCATGGTCGGATGATCTTTAGTTAAGTCTTTTAAAATATTTCCGACTTCCATTCTAAAAGATTCCTGAGCATATGGACATCCTGCAAGATGAATATCCAAACCTTTCGCCAAAGCATACAAACCTACTTCCTTTTCCGGGATTTCCCTTAAAGGTTTAATCTTAGGTGTAAATTTAGGACTTTTAGAAGTGGTAAGAGCACCTAATGAAGATAAGTTATTAATGTTACCCTCCAAATAATTCATTAAAACGGCTTGGGACTCATCATCAAGATTATGACCTGTTGCTATTTTATCAGCCCCAAACTCCCTTGCAGTACGATTAATAATCCAACGTCTAAACACACCACAATAAGTACATGACCCCCTATGATTGTCGGTTTTCATTATCTCATCCAAATCAATACCAAAACAATCCTTAAATGAGACAACCTTATGTTCAATTCCTAAACGTTTGGCATGAGATATGGCAATGTCCACACCTTCATTCCTATAACCTTTAATCCCCTCATCAATAGTTACAGCACATAAATCAATAACATGTCTTTCCCTATAACTATTTAGAATATCCAAAGTTACCACACTATCCTTACCACCGGATAATGCAACCATAACTTTATCACCTTTATTAAGTAATTTTTCACGCCTAATTGTTTGTTGAACCTTTTTGTCCACACTTTTAATGAAACAATCAGCACATAAAGATTGGCCTGACTGTTTACGTGTAATTATAACATTAGGATTTCCACATTTTGTACATACACTCATAATTATCACAGAATTTTTAAATAATTTGATAAGTTAAAATGTTTCTATTAAATATAGATTTTTATATGTTTTAGTTTATTATTAAATATAGTTTTAGAAGATTAAACTTTAAAAAAAAGTTAAAAAAAGACCAATATTAATGCATATCCATTACAAAATCTGCCAATTGATTTAAAGTATTTACTTCATATACCTTAGCACCAGCATCCTCATATAATGATACACAACTATCTGCAATATCCCACTTATTTCTATCTTCTGGATTCAATATAATAACTTTCTTAGAAAGTTTAACCATTTGACGTACTAAATCGGTACTAGCTTGAACGCCATTTACCTTAGGACCTGCCCAATCACGACAATCAGATAATATAACAATATAAGTTTTGTTTGAAATATCAGCCTGTTTTATAAATGAATTAAAAGCCCTATACATATCTGATGTACCATGTACCATAGCATTTTTAATACGAATATCTTTAACCTTTACAAAGGCATCAAAAAGGTAATTTGATTTTAAAGCTTCAGTGGTTTCAACGGTTTTATTATCAAATTCAAATGTTCTTGAATCTTTAAATGCTGTTTGGCATGAATACATTAACATGAAAAACCAACTACTGATCCACTCACATGATCCGCTAATGTCATCCAGGAAAAGATGCTGATTTTTATGAGGTCTTGGTTTAGCTTTTACTAAATCTATTGTTGTACCGCCATATTTTAGATTGGTCCTAATAGTTCTTCTAATATCAATCTTATTAGTTTTAGCCTGATTTTCTCGTCTTGAACGTTTATTAGCAATACGACGTCCTAATTCTTGACACAGTTCCAACATACGTGGTTCAAATTGATTAATTTTTGTTAAGTCCTTATTAAGCAGTTCAGAATCACGTTCCAAATCGTCATCACTTTCATGAAGTGGAGGGGTACCCAGATACTCCGCCATTTCTAATTTATTTTTAAATTTACTATTTACATGAGCTTTTGGAGCTTTCTTATTCTTAACAACTCTCATTTTATTAGAGCCAGAACGATAATTCCTAGGCATTTTAGTGGATTCCTGCTCTACAGATTTTAAAGATTTCTTCTCTTTAAAGACTTCATCAAATTGTTTATTGAATTTAGGAATATCATATTTATTTTTAACATAAACAGATCTAAGAGCTTGTTTTAAAAGTTCC
This Methanobrevibacter boviskoreani JH1 DNA region includes the following protein-coding sequences:
- a CDS encoding NAD(P)-binding domain-containing protein — encoded protein: MIVGFIGFGEVSSTISNILSRNGVQTVTVVKGRSEKTNIRAIKSDVQIIDSYDALVKGSDVVISANSPANALNVAKKVSKLMDDGIYIDLNNVSPDTTLKMSQLFEKPQETLPKIEEKHSFFKKQEDVDMRNMFVDGAIIGKVSNDPTTILFSGQRSGDLAILNNYGLNIMIVSNKPGDVSTLKTLRSLYTKGVSAVLMEAYEASKEIGMVDQLFEILSLTEGETFEEKSKSRIRNSYKNSKRKVEEMDEALEFLDKISPKGKKNFMTKAARDKFNDVK
- a CDS encoding damage-control phosphatase ARMT1 family protein, whose translation is MKVNYECGPCFLRQSKDALDVITNDEDFKLDIISEVFKLLAKEYKRGANSNWTGSKVHRLIKELTGCEDPYKLQKKQSNEMALSFMDDVENILKKDDSLETCVKIAIVGNIIDFGAYGLDTDFESLIKESLKKDLKINQTDLLEEALNKHDDVLYLVDNAGEIVFDRILLWKIKSYGVNITLAVKEKPIVNDACMEDALSAGLDEYADIVSTGEDTVGVVYHEFSDDFREIFDDADFIISKGLGNFEGLTELDLKDKDVFYLACAKCPVSANLIGINLGEMFLLKSDYLKL
- the thiS gene encoding sulfur carrier protein ThiS, yielding MSYTVIYKDKKEERELNGKYTIQNLLDDLDISSETIVPKQNGDIVVEESEIHDGDEIKIIQIIYGG
- a CDS encoding TIGR00269 family protein, with the protein product MSVCTKCGNPNVIITRKQSGQSLCADCFIKSVDKKVQQTIRREKLLNKGDKVMVALSGGKDSVVTLDILNSYRERHVIDLCAVTIDEGIKGYRNEGVDIAISHAKRLGIEHKVVSFKDCFGIDLDEIMKTDNHRGSCTYCGVFRRWIINRTAREFGADKIATGHNLDDESQAVLMNYLEGNINNLSSLGALTTSKSPKFTPKIKPLREIPEKEVGLYALAKGLDIHLAGCPYAQESFRMEVGNILKDLTKDHPTMMYSVIKGYDKLKPLVKENYPPEFHQGDCAICGEPSSNELCRVCTFLKELGHRVQL
- a CDS encoding VWA domain-containing protein, which gives rise to MIEVDQIVELSNNLRDEGMAVSIRTTQTAMDTCDLLDTNNKELLKQALRSVYVKNKYDIPKFNKQFDEVFKEKKSLKSVEQESTKMPRNYRSGSNKMRVVKNKKAPKAHVNSKFKNKLEMAEYLGTPPLHESDDDLERDSELLNKDLTKINQFEPRMLELCQELGRRIANKRSRRENQAKTNKIDIRRTIRTNLKYGGTTIDLVKAKPRPHKNQHLFLDDISGSCEWISSWFFMLMYSCQTAFKDSRTFEFDNKTVETTEALKSNYLFDAFVKVKDIRIKNAMVHGTSDMYRAFNSFIKQADISNKTYIVILSDCRDWAGPKVNGVQASTDLVRQMVKLSKKVIILNPEDRNKWDIADSCVSLYEDAGAKVYEVNTLNQLADFVMDMH